In a genomic window of Physeter macrocephalus isolate SW-GA chromosome 14, ASM283717v5, whole genome shotgun sequence:
- the ALOX15B gene encoding LOW QUALITY PROTEIN: polyunsaturated fatty acid lipoxygenase ALOX15B (The sequence of the model RefSeq protein was modified relative to this genomic sequence to represent the inferred CDS: inserted 2 bases in 2 codons; substituted 1 base at 1 genomic stop codon), which yields MAEFRVRVSTGEAFGAGTWDKRSVIIVGTEGETLPLPLDHFGKEFTAGAEEDFEVTCLQDVGRGPVLLLQRVRETPPALLRPFRPLAPDAWFCRXFQRTPPRGAPPPQFPCYRWLEDKGSLVLREGTAKISWEDRHPTLPQRRQAELQARRETYSWKTYIPGWPHCLNEETIKNLDLNIRYSLAKNITFYLRGGSLLADLKLKGLLDRKGLWKSLEEMRSVFNFRKTPAVEHVFAHWXEDAFFAHQFLNGLNPVLIRRCRHLPKNFPVLDATVAPVLGPGTSLQAELEKGSLFLVDHGILSGIRTNVINGRPQFSAAPVTLLYQRPGCGPPPPLAIQLSLTPGPDSPICLPSDDKWDWLLAKTWVRNAEVSIHEALTHLLQVHLATEVFTLATLHQLPHCHPLFKLLIPHTRYTXHTNTLARELLIAPGKVVDRSTGLGIEGFSELIQRYMEQLNYSVLCLPKDIRARGVEDIPGYYYRDDGMQIWGAVECFVSEMIGIYYLSDESVHHDSGLQAWVWEIFSEGFLGRESSGVPSSLGTREALIQYITMAIFTCSAKHSATGTGQFDLSAWMPKLPPTMQLPPPTSKGQASPEGFIATLPPVNATCDVIIALWVLSKEPGDRRPLGTYPDEHFTEAAPCWSIAAFQSRVAQILRDIQERNRGLELPSTYLDPPIIENSISI from the exons ATGGCTGAGTTCAGGGTGAGGGTATCCACTGGGGAGGCCTTCGGGGCTGGCACGTGGGACAAAAGGTCTGTCATCATCGTGGGGACCGAAGGAGAGACCCTGCCACTGCCTCTGGACCATTTCGGCAAAGAGTTCACCGCGGGCGCT GAGGAGGACTTCGAGGTGACGTGCCTCCAGGACGTGG GACGTGGGCCCGTGCTGCTGCTGCAGCGCGTCCGCGAGACTCCCCCCGCGCTGCTCCGTCCCTTCCGGCCCCTGGCCCCGGACGCCTGGTTCTGCC GGTTCCAGCGCACGCCGCCCCGGGGCGCCCCCCCCCCACAGTTCCCCTGCTACCGGTGGCTGGAGGACAAGGGGAGCCTGGTGCTGCGGGAGGGGACTG CGAAGATCTCCTGGGAGGACCGCCACCCCACCCTCCCGCAGCGGCGCCAGGCGGAGCTGCAGGCCAGGCGGGAGACGTACAG CTGGAAGACTTACATCCCAGGCTGGCCTCACTGCCTCAACGAGGAGACCATAAAAAACCTGGACCTCAACATCAGATACTCTCTGGCAAAGAACATCACCTTCTACCTGCGAGGCGGCTCACT GTTGGCAGATCTGAAACTCAAAGGGCTGCTGGACCGCAAGGGGCTCTGGAAGAGTCTGGAGGAGATGAGAAGTGTGTTCAACTTCCGGAAGACCCCAGCCGTGG agCACGTGTTTGCGCACTGGTAGGAGGACGCCTTCTTCGCCCACCAGTTCCTGAATGGGCTCAACCCGGTCCTGATCCGCCGCTGTCGCCACCTCCCAAAGAACTTCCCTGTCCTTGATGCCACGGTGGCCCCAGTGTTGGGCCCCGGGACGAGTCTGCAGGCTGAGCTGGAG AAAGGGTCCTTGTTCCTGGTGGATCACGGCATCCTCTCTGGCATCCGCACCAATGTCATTAATGGGAGGCCTCAGTTCTCCGCGGCCCCAGTGACCCTGCTATACCAGCGCCCAGGGTGTGGGCCCCCGCCGCCCCTTGCCATCCAG CTCAGCCTGACCCCTGGGCCCGACAGCCCCATCTGTCTGCCCAGCGACGACAAGTGGGACTGGCTGCTGGCCAAGACGTGGGTGCGCAATGCCGAGGTCTCCATCCACGAGGCCCTCACACACCTGTTACAGGTACACCTGGCGACCGAGGTCTTCACTCTGGCTACGCTGCACCAGCTGCCTCACTGCCACCCACTCTTCAAG CTGCTGATCCCACACACACGGTACA TGCACACCAACACGCTGGCCCGTGAGCTACTCATTGCCCCCGGGAAGGTGGTGGACAGG TCCACAGGCCTTGGCATTGAAGGTTTCTCTGAGCTGATACAGAGGTACATGGAACAGCTGAACTATTCCGTCCTGTGTCTGCCTAAGGATATCCGGGCCCGAGGAGTTGAAGACATCCCAGGCTACTACTACCGGGATGATGGGATGCAGATCTGGGGTGCAGTGGAATG CTTTGTCTCCGAAATGATCGGCATCTACTACCTGAGCGATGAGTCTGTCCACCATGACAGTGGACTTCAGGCCTGGGTGTGGGAGATCTTCTCCGAGGGCTTCCTAGGCCGGGAGAGCTCAG GTGTACCCTCCTCCCTGGGGACACGGGAAGCCCTGATACAGTACATCACCATGGCGATATTCACCTGCTCGGCCAAGCATTCCGCTACCGGTACAGGGCAG TTTGACCTCAGTGCCTGGATGCCCAAGCTGCCACCTACCATGCAGCTGCCACCGCCCACCTCTAAAGGCCAGGCAAGCCCGGAGGGGTTCATAGCCACCCTCCCACCAGTCAATGCCACATGTGATGTCATCATTGCCCTCTGGGTGCTGAGCAAGGAGCCTGGAGACAGA CGGCCCCTGGGCACCTACCCGGACGAGCACTTCACAGAGGCGGCTCCGTGCTGGAGCATCGCGGCCTTCCAGAGCCGCGTGGCTCAGATCTTGAGAGACATCCAGGAGCGAAACCGGGGCCTGGAGCTGCCCTCTACCTACCTGGACCCTCCCATCATCGAGAACAGCATCTCCATCTAA